The Ralstonia wenshanensis genome includes a region encoding these proteins:
- the modA gene encoding molybdate ABC transporter substrate-binding protein, whose product MQRFLPRAHVRTIGLVAALSLGLAAPAHAADLVVSAAASLTNAFKTIAQQYEVLHPDTKVVLNFGASDVLMQQIVKGAPADVFASADQEAMNKAVAEKVIKAETRHDFVANQLVLIVPVSGTVPVHALTDLTRPDVKRVAIGNPASVPVGRYAKRALEAAKLWEPVEAKAVLAQNVRQALDYVSRGEVEAGLVFSTDAAIAADKVKVASPVPLNVPLTYPIAVTSGTKQPQSAADFVAYVLSPAGQSVLARYGFLKP is encoded by the coding sequence ATGCAACGTTTCTTGCCGCGCGCGCACGTGCGCACCATTGGTCTGGTCGCTGCGTTGTCGCTGGGCTTGGCAGCGCCCGCGCATGCGGCGGACCTCGTTGTTTCAGCGGCCGCCAGCCTGACCAACGCCTTCAAGACGATTGCGCAGCAGTACGAAGTGCTGCATCCGGACACCAAGGTCGTGCTCAACTTTGGCGCGTCCGACGTGCTGATGCAGCAGATCGTGAAGGGCGCCCCGGCGGATGTGTTTGCCTCTGCCGATCAGGAAGCGATGAACAAGGCCGTGGCCGAGAAAGTCATCAAGGCTGAGACGCGCCACGACTTTGTCGCCAACCAGCTCGTGCTGATCGTGCCGGTCTCAGGCACGGTGCCCGTGCATGCCCTGACCGATCTCACGAGGCCCGACGTGAAGCGTGTGGCGATCGGCAATCCGGCGTCGGTGCCGGTGGGCCGCTACGCCAAGCGTGCGCTGGAAGCGGCCAAACTGTGGGAGCCGGTGGAGGCCAAGGCGGTGCTGGCGCAGAACGTGCGGCAGGCGCTGGACTATGTGTCCCGCGGCGAGGTCGAGGCCGGCCTGGTGTTTTCCACCGATGCCGCCATCGCCGCCGACAAGGTGAAGGTGGCGAGCCCCGTGCCACTGAATGTGCCGCTCACGTACCCGATCGCCGTGACATCCGGCACGAAGCAGCCGCAGTCGGCGGCCGACTTTGTGGCGTATGTGCTGTCGCCGGCGGGCCAGTCGGTGCTGGCCCGGTACGGTTTTCTGAAACCTTGA
- a CDS encoding roadblock/LC7 domain-containing protein: MNAAASPVPTELTHAATAVLTRYADALPDLSAATLCTLDGFTIAFALDPTRYSAARLSAMTSTVMSVVRALGREMQFNTCHRMVLETDMGTMVFQPVRQSAIVQVCMANRHDAVLGRALWEAKRIAEELAALPAMSLLHRPA, encoded by the coding sequence ATGAACGCAGCAGCATCCCCCGTTCCAACCGAACTCACGCACGCCGCCACGGCGGTGCTGACGAGGTACGCCGATGCGCTACCCGACCTGTCCGCCGCGACGCTCTGTACGCTCGACGGCTTCACGATTGCCTTTGCGCTGGACCCAACGCGCTATAGCGCGGCACGCCTCTCGGCCATGACCAGCACGGTCATGTCGGTGGTGCGTGCGCTGGGGCGCGAGATGCAATTCAACACCTGCCACCGCATGGTGCTCGAAACCGACATGGGGACCATGGTGTTCCAGCCCGTGCGCCAGTCCGCGATCGTGCAGGTGTGCATGGCGAACCGGCACGATGCCGTGCTCGGGCGCGCCCTGTGGGAGGCCAAGCGCATCGCAGAAGAACTCGCTGCGCTGCCCGCCATGTCTTTGCTGCACCGACCCGCCTAG
- a CDS encoding MFS transporter, with protein MQRLARLIAPRFHYSWLALAVVFLILLCAAGTRATPSVMMLPLEHEFGWSRSTISLAISIGIALYGLTGPFAAASMQYFGIRPTVLGALAVLVSGTALSAMMHEPWQMVLLWGVMVGGGTGVAAITLGATVVNRWFTSHRGLAMGILTASSATGQLVFLPMMAAVVEHYGWRPVVLIVAGALALLLPVVWLLLPESPKSVGLRTYGEPADAPEAAQGPRANPITLAMQTLLQAARKRDFWLLFASFFICGASTNGYIGTHFIAMCADHGFSEVKGASLLAAMGIFDLVGTTLSGWLSDRYNSRVLLFWYYGLRGLSLIYLPYAFGFEFFGLPVFAVFYGLDWIATVPPTVRLTNDVFGKAAAPIVFGWIVAGHQLGAAFATLGAGMMRASLGNYTLASMISGGLCVAGAFLVLRIHRTPKQDAERAGQPATA; from the coding sequence ATGCAGCGACTTGCCCGCCTCATCGCCCCCCGTTTCCACTACAGCTGGCTTGCGCTCGCGGTGGTATTCCTGATCCTGCTGTGCGCGGCCGGCACACGCGCCACGCCCAGCGTGATGATGCTGCCGCTCGAACACGAATTTGGCTGGAGCCGCAGCACGATCTCACTGGCCATCTCGATCGGCATTGCGCTGTACGGCCTGACGGGGCCCTTTGCGGCGGCATCGATGCAGTATTTCGGCATCCGCCCGACGGTGCTGGGTGCGCTGGCGGTGCTGGTGTCGGGCACGGCACTCTCGGCGATGATGCATGAGCCGTGGCAGATGGTGCTGCTATGGGGCGTGATGGTGGGCGGCGGCACGGGCGTGGCGGCCATCACACTGGGCGCGACGGTGGTCAACCGCTGGTTCACTTCGCATCGCGGGCTGGCCATGGGCATCCTGACGGCCAGTTCGGCCACGGGCCAGCTCGTGTTCCTGCCGATGATGGCCGCGGTGGTCGAGCATTACGGCTGGCGCCCGGTGGTGCTGATCGTGGCCGGCGCGCTGGCGCTGCTGTTGCCGGTCGTGTGGCTGCTGCTGCCGGAATCGCCCAAGAGCGTCGGGCTGCGCACCTATGGCGAACCCGCCGATGCGCCGGAAGCCGCGCAAGGCCCGCGCGCCAACCCGATCACCCTGGCCATGCAGACGCTCCTACAGGCGGCACGCAAGCGCGATTTCTGGCTGCTGTTTGCCAGCTTCTTCATTTGCGGTGCGAGCACCAACGGCTACATCGGCACGCACTTTATCGCCATGTGCGCAGACCACGGTTTCTCTGAGGTGAAAGGGGCGAGCCTGCTCGCCGCAATGGGGATTTTCGACTTGGTGGGCACCACGCTGTCGGGCTGGCTGTCCGACCGCTACAACAGCCGCGTGCTGCTGTTCTGGTACTACGGCCTGCGCGGGCTGTCGCTGATCTACCTGCCGTATGCGTTCGGCTTCGAGTTCTTCGGCCTGCCGGTGTTCGCCGTCTTCTACGGCCTGGATTGGATTGCCACCGTGCCGCCCACCGTGCGCCTGACCAACGACGTGTTCGGCAAGGCCGCCGCGCCCATCGTGTTCGGCTGGATCGTCGCGGGGCATCAGTTGGGCGCGGCGTTTGCCACGCTGGGCGCGGGCATGATGCGCGCTTCGCTGGGCAACTACACGCTCGCTTCCATGATCTCGGGCGGGCTGTGCGTGGCGGGTGCCTTCCTGGTGCTGCGCATTCACCGCACGCCCAAGCAGGATGCCGAGCGCGCGGGTCAACCGGCTACCGCGTAA
- a CDS encoding GTP-binding protein, with amino-acid sequence MHRIGIFGPMGIGKTTAIRTLCGEVTIDCDVPNLDRHASAKATTTVGVDFGEVDLGNGELLQVYGSPGQDRFDFLRDWLISVIAGAIVMVDVNAPDVGERCIPLLRRIASEPTQPSTLVLVARPATPAQVDAFSARLSQVLGRAIPVVMADVREPAQMLDIVEIMLYTLQT; translated from the coding sequence ATGCATCGCATTGGAATTTTCGGCCCGATGGGCATCGGCAAGACAACAGCCATTCGCACGCTATGCGGTGAGGTGACCATCGATTGCGATGTGCCCAATCTTGATCGCCACGCGTCCGCCAAGGCCACCACAACCGTTGGCGTCGACTTCGGCGAGGTGGACCTGGGCAATGGCGAACTGCTGCAGGTGTACGGCAGCCCCGGGCAGGACCGTTTCGATTTCCTGCGGGATTGGCTCATCTCCGTCATCGCCGGCGCGATCGTCATGGTTGACGTCAACGCTCCCGACGTCGGCGAGCGTTGCATCCCGCTGCTGCGTCGCATCGCCTCCGAACCCACACAGCCATCCACGCTGGTGCTCGTGGCGCGGCCGGCCACGCCCGCTCAGGTCGATGCGTTTTCCGCCCGGCTCAGCCAGGTGCTCGGGCGGGCCATTCCGGTGGTCATGGCCGATGTCCGAGAGCCGGCACAGATGCTCGATATCGTCGAAATCATGCTCTACACCCTGCAAACATGA
- a CDS encoding TetR/AcrR family transcriptional regulator: protein MATLNRRGPRALSTTVDQPKPTPRRISGEDAHASLLEAARQLFYYEGVRAVGVEAVVEKAGVNKMSLYRQFKSKDDLVIAYLERSDESFWGYFNASMAKHPADARAQLLQFFIDVSERASRPGYRGCPFVNVAAEFPDLTHPARQFVQRNKALLLARLRDRAQAAGAADPDALADDLAFLIEGAYTASQTFGTDAPRLIKSLPRTARVLLDAAIPARKPD from the coding sequence ATGGCCACGCTCAATCGTCGCGGACCTCGCGCACTTTCCACCACCGTTGATCAGCCCAAGCCGACGCCGCGTCGCATCAGCGGCGAAGACGCGCACGCCAGCCTGCTTGAAGCGGCTCGTCAACTGTTTTACTACGAAGGTGTGCGGGCCGTTGGTGTCGAAGCCGTGGTGGAGAAGGCCGGCGTCAACAAGATGAGCCTGTACCGTCAGTTCAAGTCGAAGGACGATCTCGTCATCGCCTACCTGGAGCGCAGCGACGAGAGCTTCTGGGGCTACTTCAACGCCAGCATGGCCAAGCACCCGGCCGACGCGCGCGCGCAACTGCTGCAGTTCTTCATCGATGTCTCCGAACGCGCCTCACGCCCCGGCTACCGCGGCTGCCCGTTCGTGAATGTGGCGGCGGAGTTTCCGGACCTGACGCATCCGGCGCGGCAGTTTGTCCAGCGCAACAAGGCGCTGCTGCTCGCTCGCCTGCGTGATCGCGCCCAGGCCGCCGGGGCGGCCGATCCCGATGCGCTGGCAGATGACCTGGCTTTCCTCATCGAAGGCGCCTATACCGCCAGCCAGACCTTCGGCACCGATGCGCCGCGCCTGATCAAGAGCCTGCCGCGCACGGCACGCGTGTTGCTCGATGCGGCTATCCCCGCGCGCAAACCGGACTGA
- a CDS encoding AAA family ATPase yields the protein MTPNQAPLSPVRTTPATPLTLPAALSQAQRALDRIVLGKPLQIRLALACLLARGHLLLEDLPGVGKTTLAHALARTLGLQYQRVQFTSDLLPTDLIGVSIYVKEKGAFEFHPGPLFAQVVLADEINRATPKAQSALLEAMAEGQVTHDGATYPLPEPFFVIATQNPLNQIGTHPLPESQLDRFTMRLSLGYPDQSSERALYLGGGAPQDIEPVLSAAQVIALQTAADAVHVAPALVDYVLALVNATRTDAQVQMGLSPRAGLALLAAARAWALIDDRDAVLPEDVQAVFKAVAAHRLLPTGGTLSATALAQRLLDTVAIP from the coding sequence ATGACGCCCAACCAAGCCCCGCTGTCTCCCGTTCGTACGACACCCGCCACGCCGCTCACGTTGCCGGCTGCGCTGTCGCAGGCGCAACGCGCGCTCGATCGCATCGTGCTCGGCAAGCCGCTGCAGATCCGTCTGGCGCTGGCGTGTCTGCTCGCACGCGGGCATCTGCTGCTGGAAGACCTACCCGGTGTGGGCAAGACCACGCTGGCGCATGCGCTGGCCCGCACGCTCGGCCTGCAATATCAGCGCGTGCAGTTCACGAGCGATCTGCTGCCCACCGACCTGATCGGCGTGTCGATCTACGTGAAAGAGAAGGGCGCATTCGAATTCCACCCGGGGCCGCTGTTCGCGCAGGTGGTGCTGGCCGATGAAATCAACCGCGCCACGCCCAAGGCGCAAAGCGCGCTACTCGAAGCGATGGCCGAAGGGCAGGTCACGCATGACGGGGCGACGTATCCGCTGCCCGAGCCGTTCTTCGTGATTGCTACGCAAAACCCGCTGAACCAGATCGGTACGCATCCGCTGCCGGAATCCCAACTGGATCGCTTCACGATGCGGCTGTCGCTGGGTTATCCCGATCAAAGTTCCGAACGTGCGCTGTACCTCGGCGGCGGTGCGCCGCAAGACATCGAGCCGGTGTTGAGCGCCGCACAGGTCATCGCCTTGCAGACGGCTGCCGATGCCGTGCACGTGGCACCGGCGCTGGTCGACTACGTGCTCGCACTGGTGAATGCCACGCGCACCGATGCTCAGGTGCAGATGGGCCTGTCGCCGCGCGCCGGGCTGGCGTTGCTGGCGGCCGCGCGTGCTTGGGCGCTCATCGATGATCGCGATGCCGTGCTGCCCGAAGACGTGCAAGCCGTATTCAAGGCTGTGGCGGCGCACCGGTTGTTGCCCACGGGCGGCACGCTGTCGGCAACCGCACTGGCGCAGCGGCTGCTCGATACGGTTGCCATTCCCTAA
- a CDS encoding DUF58 domain-containing protein translates to MARLRSLLLAPLRLLGTGLAMLPGIRFVRARVQRFLQRPRKPREGRIRLDRNHVYILPTAAGGGFALLLVVMLLTSLNYNVSLGFLLTFVLAGVAASAMWQTHRNLVDLEVRGAAGDAVFAGHALNVGVALANVTPWARVGVDVSAAQAAAVETSLDAQDAVVAALSFADQPRGWFKLPRLTVSTRFPLGLFRAWSYADAPLTVLVYPAPEPSAPPLPASFAPDPGDEDDTRAARTHVEEAADQLRTYRPGDALRSIAWKHSARLDTWMSRTGQQVRHAQCVLAWEALPPSMNVEQRLSRLCAWVLAAEHAPAGDEPEYTLSLPGVVIGPARGAAHRDACLRALALWGKPAMPEGETA, encoded by the coding sequence ATGGCGCGATTGCGATCCCTGCTGCTCGCGCCGTTGCGTCTGCTCGGTACGGGCCTGGCGATGCTGCCCGGCATACGGTTTGTGCGGGCACGCGTGCAACGCTTTCTGCAGCGACCGCGCAAGCCGCGCGAAGGCCGCATCCGGCTGGACCGCAATCACGTCTACATCCTTCCCACAGCGGCCGGCGGCGGCTTTGCGCTGCTGCTGGTGGTGATGCTGCTCACCTCGCTCAACTACAACGTGAGCCTGGGCTTCCTACTGACGTTCGTGCTGGCTGGCGTGGCGGCGTCGGCCATGTGGCAGACCCATCGCAACCTCGTTGATCTGGAAGTGCGCGGCGCGGCGGGCGATGCCGTGTTTGCCGGGCATGCGTTGAATGTGGGCGTGGCATTGGCCAATGTCACGCCATGGGCGCGTGTGGGGGTGGACGTGAGCGCCGCGCAAGCCGCCGCGGTGGAAACGTCGCTCGACGCGCAGGACGCCGTGGTGGCCGCGTTGTCTTTCGCCGATCAGCCGCGCGGCTGGTTCAAGCTGCCGCGCCTGACGGTGTCGACGCGTTTTCCGCTTGGCCTCTTTCGCGCATGGAGCTACGCCGACGCGCCGCTGACCGTGCTCGTCTATCCGGCACCGGAACCCTCCGCGCCGCCGCTGCCCGCCAGCTTTGCGCCCGATCCCGGCGACGAAGACGACACGCGCGCCGCCCGCACCCATGTCGAAGAAGCCGCAGACCAACTGCGCACATACCGCCCCGGCGACGCACTGCGCAGCATTGCCTGGAAACACAGCGCGCGGCTCGATACCTGGATGAGCCGCACCGGCCAGCAAGTCCGTCACGCGCAATGCGTGCTTGCGTGGGAAGCATTGCCGCCCTCGATGAACGTGGAGCAACGCCTGTCGCGGCTGTGCGCCTGGGTGCTGGCCGCCGAGCACGCGCCCGCCGGTGATGAGCCCGAATACACGCTGAGCCTGCCGGGCGTTGTCATCGGCCCGGCGAGAGGTGCCGCGCATCGGGATGCGTGTCTGCGTGCGTTGGCGTTGTGGGGCAAGCCTGCGATGCCGGAAGGCGAAACCGCATGA